Sequence from the Pelodiscus sinensis isolate JC-2024 chromosome 30, ASM4963464v1, whole genome shotgun sequence genome:
CGGTCAGCTGGAGCCGCCTCTGCCCATGCAGCCAGTGTAAGTTGCCTGCTTTCGTCCAGATCTTCTCGCGCTGCCCTTGGTTTCTGCCTGtctctggcctggccctgccacccCCAGGGCCTGTCACCCGGAGGTGTTCTGTAGAGAACCAGCCACCTGGCCCCTTCtgcctctgggctgtgtctatgCAGTACCGGCCTCTGAGCTGTGTCTCTAGGTCACTGATCTGCCTCTCCCCATCCACCAcaaccccccgccagcctctgccctgcagctctgcacttccccacccaccataaccccccaccagcctctgccctgcagctctgcacttccccacccaccataaccccctgccagcctctgccctgcagccctgcccctccccacccactataaccccctgccagcctctgccctgcagccctgccccaccccacccaccataaccccccgccagcctctgccctgcagccctgtccctccccatccaccataaccccccgccagcctctgccctgcagctctgctcttccccacccaccataaccccctgccagcctctgccgtggagccctgcccctccccacccaccataacccccgcccgccagcctctgccctgcagccctgcacttccccacccaccataaccccccgccagcctctgccctgcagccctgcccctccccatccaccataaccccccgccaacctctgccctgcagccctacCCCTCCCCACTCACCATAACCCCCCCACTAGCCtccgccctgcagccctgccccccccccaccataaccccccaccagcctctgctCTACAGCCCTGCTGTCCTGTATGGTGAACACAAATGCCAACGGAGACATCAATATTATCCTTCCAATTTCACCTTAATTCTCCATCTGCTGGGATAACTACTGGGCCTTGATTGCTGGTGGCCACCAAGCAGGCTGGGACAATTTGTGCAGTGGGGGATGCTGAAAGCCACTGACCCACACTGTGAATCCTGGGTATGCTGGAAATTACCATGAGCCAGGACTGCCTCAGGTCCCCCCAATCCCGCACTCATGTCTCTCCCCTTCAGTCCTCCTCTCGCCAGTGCTAGTAACAATCCCACCCCCAATAATTTGCATCCTTAAGAAATCTAGGGTAATTCTTCCCCACATTGGATGGTATGCTCCATGCTCAGTCTCTGCCTTCCCACCCACACATCGGCCAACCCGGCCACGCCCAAGGGACACACTGTGATTGCTCTCCGTAGAGCCTGAGAGACCGAACCAGCCATGAATGGGAAACGTTAGCCACAATCAAGAGGCTCTGAGGTACTGTTGTAAGAATGGACTATGCCCTGACTGGAATGGAGGAGAAGAAATTAAAACAACACAGGAGAGAATCGAATCAAATTGAATAATGAGCATCACAGCTGTAGGGTGATAGGTCTTTTTGTTTCCATAACTCACTGATtttatttctctcccctcctgcaggaAAGAGACCCAAATGGGGCAGGTCAACCATACGGTGGTGACACATTTCATCCTCTTAGGGATCCCCAACATAGACGGCCTCCAGACCATCCTCTTCTTCACCTTCTTAGCCTTCTACCTCTGTGCCCTGATGGGCAACCTGCTCATTTTCTCAGCCATCCTCATTGACCCCCATCtacacacccccatgtacttcttcctctgcAACCTCGCCGTACTGGACATTGGATTCTCTTCCGTCAACAACCCAAAATTGTTGGCCATCCTCTGGGCCAACAGTAGAACCATCTCGCTGGGCGGGTGCATGGCCCAGGTCTTCTTCTTCCATTTTCTGGCCAGCACCGAGTGCCTGCTGTACAccgtcatggcctacgaccggtacgtggccatctgccacccgtTGCGTTACCTGCTCATTATGAACCACAGGGTGTGCACCCTCCTGGCCGCCGGCACCTGGATTGCCAGCTCCATCCATGCCACCATCCTCACCAGCCTGACCTTCACGCTGCCCTACTGCGGGTCCAATGTGGTGGACTATTTCTTCTGCAACATCTTCCCAGTGGCCAAGTTGGCTTGTGCGGACACGTACGTCATCGAGACCGTGATCTTCACCAACAGTAGCATGGTGTCCATGACCTGCTTCCTCCTCATCCTCATGTCCTACGTCCGCATCGTCTACTCCATTGTGAAGATGAACTCGGCTGAAGGGCGGCGCAAAGCGGCCTCCACTTGTGCCTCCCACCTGGTGGTGGTGACCATGTTCTTTGGGCCCTGCGCCGTGGTCTacacccagccccagctgagcAAAGCGCTGGTGAATGCCGTGGAGCTCTTTGTCTACGTGGTGACGCCCATGCTGAACCCGGTCATCTACACCCTGCGCAATAAGGAGGTGACCACGGCTCTGAGAAAACTGAGGGGGTGGTCTGACACCTGCACAGTGATGTGGGACAGCTGCAGGGGCAGAAAATAGGGCTGCAGGGAAATACACCTCCCTGTACATCTGTGTGGGCAGCTTTTGTgaacctctctctgcccccatcccaacACAGCCTCTTGTGCCTCCTTGCTCCTACTCAAGATGCCTCCTGTACGCCCCCTCAGCTTGGCTCTGCCTCTCTGCTGCAGCGTAACGGGGAGCTCACGTTGAGCTGATTTTCCTCACAAGCTCCAAAGGCTTttcagagtcccctgcaccccggGAGCTAGTCCCCAGCCCAGATTCTCAGTTCCCAGCTGTCCATGTTACGCTGAGTTCAAATCCACGTTGCTGGCTTATCCAGCCATGCAGATCCAGACTGGAGGGAGATTGAggattttggggtgggggtgaagcagtgctagggtgagggaggaggacGCTGGTCTCCCCTGGGGTTAGTGCAACGGAAAAGGACAAAGGAAATCTCATTTCTTATTGGCACAGCTTgctgggctgccacgggggaggaGAGCCCTGGGGTTGGCTGCTAGGGCTCCCAGCAAGGATTGGTCTTCCCAGGGGCGGTGGGGCTCCAGATTTGGGCTTCAGCCCCGGTCCGGGTAGGAGGCAGGTTGTGAGGATCCATCTCCAGCCCCAGGGCTTCAGGCTACAGCCCCCTTCTGACTTCCCTGGCTAACCCCCTATTGCCTTTGGCCCCAGAGGCCTCCTGGATACCCCTTCCAGACTGTAAGTTCTCCCCAGCTTTCCTAGGCTGCCTAAGGCTGCTGTGAAAAATGAGACTTGCATGTTTGTTCCCATCACGTCTCCCGGTGCGTGAGAGCAGCGGCCAGCCGGAACGGGGCCTCCCACGGAGGACAGGGAGTAAGGTCTGCAGAGAGCCCCGCCACGAGGGCGCAGGCACAGACAATAAAGTTAGCCAAGTTGTGGGCGAGGCAGGAGGTGACTTGGTTCGTGCCACGGTTCAGGaggctccctggggctcccttCTCTCCCTGGCAACACTATGGTAACAAgccttcctttctcccactcctggccctgggagctcttCAGGGCGGGGGCTGCCTCTGGCCATGTGGgtgcagccccttgcagctggGCCTCCCAGCCTGCGTCCAACAGGAATACCAATGCCTGGCCCAGGACTGTCCCGGACTCCTCCGACGTGGGTCTGAACCTTGTGCCTGgccatacaaataataaaataacaaagagaaaggcacctgtggacgcattgaagagggtccagtggaggtcaaccaaaatgattggggggggggggctggagcatatgacctacgaggagaggctgagggacttgggtctgtttagtctgcagaagcgaagagcgaggggggatttgagagcagccttcaacttcctgaagggaggttccaaagaggatggagagaggctgttctcagtagtgacaggtagcagaacaaggagcaatggtctcaagttgtggtgggagaggtccaggttggatattaggaaaaactattttactaggagggtggtgaagcactgggatgggttccctagggcagtagtggagtctccatccctagaggtgtttaagtcttggcttgacaaagccctggccgggttgatttagttgggattggtcctgcctagagcagggggctggacttgatgaccttctaaggtctcttccagttctatgattctatgatcttgtgGCTAACACAGAGCGCTGGGATACAGGAGGTCGGAGTTcaaggggagaaggggcaggcaaTAAAACAGCGGCTGTTCAACAGGATTAGCCCCAGACAGGCCACTGCTGCTGTATTGACCTGCATCGCCGCAGGTACGGCGagcccagctcccattggcaaggaCGGGGGCCGGGAGTTGTGATCCCCAGTGCCTACAGGCagagcggtgctggggggggggggcgccagagGCTCAGGctggcagaccagatctggcctgtgggcggGTGTTTGCCCACATCCGAAGAAGAGGCTGAGTAGAGGATCTTATTTGCTTGGAATAACCCACTGAATCAttttgtgcctcggtttccccatctgttatAGATGGAGAATTAAATCTTTTGTCTCTCTCAGCTATTCCACGTGTGTCACGTCCATGCCGGGGAGAGACGCAACGTGTAAAGGCCcgtgggggggctgcagaggtGGCCCAGAGCAGGCGCAGGAGGAAGCAGCAGGCGCTGGCGGGAAAGCGGGTGACGTGAGGGCCGGTTGGCCAGGATTCAGCACACAGCAGGGTCTGCACTCCccatcagtgggggggggggggggtggaagcaaGCACCATACACCACCCCTGTTCTACCGACCCTTATGAaagccccagcagggagcagctggaggcaaGCTCCTGACCCCTAGTCCAGATGGGAGGAGAGACACAACCCCTACTAAGGGCATTTTAAAATAGCTgtcaggacacctgcaggaggggctggcc
This genomic interval carries:
- the LOC142821269 gene encoding putative olfactory receptor 10D4 translates to MGQVNHTVVTHFILLGIPNIDGLQTILFFTFLAFYLCALMGNLLIFSAILIDPHLHTPMYFFLCNLAVLDIGFSSVNNPKLLAILWANSRTISLGGCMAQVFFFHFLASTECLLYTVMAYDRYVAICHPLRYLLIMNHRVCTLLAAGTWIASSIHATILTSLTFTLPYCGSNVVDYFFCNIFPVAKLACADTYVIETVIFTNSSMVSMTCFLLILMSYVRIVYSIVKMNSAEGRRKAASTCASHLVVVTMFFGPCAVVYTQPQLSKALVNAVELFVYVVTPMLNPVIYTLRNKEVTTALRKLRGWSDTCTVMWDSCRGRK